A section of the Desulfurispora thermophila DSM 16022 genome encodes:
- the glnA gene encoding type I glutamate--ammonia ligase — MEKAIKNEIMSKAREMQVKFIRLQFTDIFGVLKNVAITIEQLEKALDGELMFDGSSIHGFTRIEESDMYLRPDPNTFVVFPWRPRDGAVARLICDVYNPDGTPFEGDPRYALKRAIAEAKELGYTMYVGPECEFFLFQVDEEGRPTLKTHDKAGYFDLTPVDMGENARRSMVLTLEEMGFEIEASHHEVAPGQHEIDFKYSDALDTADKIVTFKFVVRTIAQRHGLHATFMPKPIFGINGSGMHTNQSLFRGNENAFYDPTAPDGLSQVAKYYIGGIMKHVRAMAAVTNPTVNSYKRLVPGYEAPVYIAWSGRNRSPLIRIPAKRGLSTRIELRNPDPSCNPYLALAVCLKAGLDGIKNQIVPPPPCDRNIYVMTEEERAELGIGSLPASLIEAVEEMKRDEVVRAALGEHIFTKLVEAQTKEWDAFRTQVHPWEVEEYLSKF; from the coding sequence CTGCAGTTTACCGATATTTTTGGTGTATTGAAAAACGTGGCCATTACTATTGAACAGCTGGAAAAAGCTTTGGACGGCGAGTTGATGTTTGACGGTTCCTCCATTCATGGTTTTACCCGCATTGAGGAGTCCGACATGTACCTGCGTCCCGACCCCAACACCTTTGTGGTGTTCCCCTGGCGGCCGCGGGACGGGGCGGTGGCCCGTCTGATCTGTGACGTATATAACCCGGACGGTACGCCCTTCGAAGGTGACCCGCGCTACGCTTTAAAGAGAGCCATTGCCGAGGCCAAAGAGCTGGGTTACACTATGTATGTGGGACCCGAGTGCGAATTTTTCCTCTTCCAGGTGGATGAAGAAGGCCGTCCCACCCTCAAGACCCACGACAAAGCCGGTTATTTCGATCTGACGCCGGTGGACATGGGCGAGAACGCCCGCCGTTCCATGGTGCTGACGCTGGAAGAGATGGGTTTTGAAATTGAGGCCTCTCACCACGAGGTAGCGCCCGGTCAGCATGAAATTGACTTTAAGTATTCCGATGCGCTGGATACGGCGGATAAGATCGTCACCTTCAAATTTGTGGTGCGCACCATTGCCCAGCGGCACGGGCTGCATGCCACCTTTATGCCCAAACCCATCTTTGGTATCAATGGTTCCGGCATGCACACCAACCAGTCGCTTTTCCGGGGCAATGAGAACGCTTTTTACGACCCCACCGCGCCGGATGGGCTGAGCCAGGTTGCCAAATATTATATTGGTGGGATTATGAAGCATGTGCGGGCCATGGCCGCTGTGACCAACCCCACGGTCAACTCTTACAAGCGTCTGGTGCCCGGTTACGAGGCCCCGGTCTACATCGCCTGGTCGGGTCGCAACCGCAGTCCGCTGATCCGCATCCCGGCCAAGCGCGGCCTTTCCACCCGTATTGAATTGCGCAACCCCGACCCGTCCTGCAACCCCTACCTGGCTCTGGCGGTCTGCCTGAAAGCCGGTCTGGACGGGATTAAGAACCAGATTGTCCCGCCGCCGCCCTGCGACCGCAACATCTATGTGATGACCGAAGAAGAGCGGGCCGAGCTGGGCATTGGCAGCCTGCCGGCCAGTTTGATCGAAGCGGTGGAAGAAATGAAACGGGATGAAGTAGTGCGCGCGGCTCTGGGCGAGCACATTTTCACCAAGCTGGTGGAAGCGCAAACCAAAGAATGGGATGCCTTTCGCACCCAGGTTCATCCCTGGGAAGTGGAAGAGTATTTGAGCAAGTTTTAA